A genomic stretch from Prochlorococcus marinus str. MIT 9312 includes:
- the purS gene encoding phosphoribosylformylglycinamidine synthase subunit PurS: MDQFAVKVFVRLRPSVLDPAGEATKSASIKLGAEGIKSLRIGKMIEVKIEGNGENEVREKIDLLCDRLFANTVIEDYEYSLEKL; the protein is encoded by the coding sequence TTGGACCAATTTGCTGTAAAAGTTTTTGTAAGACTAAGACCCTCAGTTTTAGATCCAGCAGGGGAAGCTACCAAATCTGCTTCTATAAAACTTGGAGCCGAAGGAATAAAATCATTACGTATAGGAAAAATGATTGAGGTAAAAATAGAAGGTAATGGTGAAAACGAAGTAAGAGAAAAAATTGATTTATTGTGTGATAGGTTATTCGCAAATACTGTTATTGAAGATTATGAGTATTCACTAGAAAAATTATAA
- a CDS encoding thylakoid membrane photosystem I accumulation factor yields the protein MKIIQWFLIALIFISPYKANAYRDTNSYDGNIFPIYAGNGAIVPPKATLKDSLKNKRVSILFFYLDDSSDSKAMAPVISGLDLIWRENIEIIALTTDELQNEEASDQPTEPNYYWNGLIPQTIILDSNGQVKYDGNGMADFGELNKIISESTGIEIDNESSFSVEAFNEYNSTISETKETKNN from the coding sequence ATGAAAATAATTCAATGGTTCTTAATAGCATTAATTTTCATAAGTCCATATAAAGCAAATGCTTATAGAGATACTAATAGTTATGATGGCAACATCTTTCCTATATATGCAGGTAATGGAGCAATAGTTCCTCCTAAGGCAACACTAAAGGATTCATTAAAGAATAAAAGGGTATCAATTCTATTTTTCTACCTTGACGATAGTTCTGACAGCAAAGCAATGGCACCAGTAATATCAGGTCTAGATTTAATATGGAGGGAAAATATAGAAATCATTGCTTTAACCACAGATGAATTACAAAATGAAGAGGCATCTGATCAACCAACTGAACCCAATTATTATTGGAATGGATTAATTCCCCAAACTATAATTCTTGATAGTAATGGACAAGTAAAATATGATGGTAATGGGATGGCTGACTTTGGTGAATTGAACAAAATTATTAGTGAGTCAACAGGGATAGAAATTGATAATGAATCCTCTTTTTCAGTAGAGGCCTTTAATGAATATAATAGTACAATTTCAGAAACAAAAGAAACTAAAAATAATTAA
- a CDS encoding YqeG family HAD IIIA-type phosphatase has protein sequence MKSILKVNWDSNLPIYEISQSELQKKGIHCLLLDVDGTLVNRNSSKIPKAVKKWISESRKLFSLYLISNNPSKKRISKIAKELNLRFKYNASKPGKKVTMHAIKEVNYEVKNIAIIGDRIFTDMIVGNRCNIKTVLVKRLKRDGLPVKFNLTLTIEKLISFFIK, from the coding sequence ATGAAATCTATCCTAAAAGTCAATTGGGATTCAAATTTACCAATATATGAGATTTCTCAATCTGAATTACAAAAAAAAGGAATTCACTGTTTATTACTTGACGTTGATGGCACTCTTGTAAATAGAAACTCAAGTAAAATCCCAAAAGCTGTAAAAAAATGGATAAGTGAATCCAGAAAACTTTTCTCCTTATATCTAATAAGTAATAATCCATCAAAAAAACGAATCTCGAAAATTGCAAAAGAATTAAATTTAAGGTTCAAATACAATGCTTCAAAACCAGGGAAAAAAGTTACGATGCATGCTATCAAAGAAGTTAATTATGAAGTAAAAAATATAGCCATAATTGGGGATAGGATTTTTACAGATATGATTGTTGGGAATAGATGTAATATAAAAACAGTATTAGTTAAGCGATTAAAGAGAGATGGCTTGCCTGTTAAATTTAATTTAACTTTGACAATAGAAAAACTAATTTCTTTTTTTATAAAATGA
- a CDS encoding Gfo/Idh/MocA family protein: MNTKNKKLKIAIAGLGFGKKVHLEALKESDYLTPVAIYHYEKKQKSILEKETGLEFFHNWEDLVKSPDIDGIIVATPPESRFKLAKQALENNKNLLLEKPVSISSSEIEELQRISLINNLSVCVDFEYRAVPLFLQTKKLIDENILGDIYLVKLDWLMGSRSDPKRAWNWYSLEEKGGGVIGALGTHAFDMLNWFFGESINVSGKLATSIKKRPLPNSSDLNYVTSEDICLANIELSNYSTNLIPCQVSLSSISKNGRGFSLEIYGSEGSLILKSENQKDYVHGFNLKYSNNENKIQNLTADSIFNFEKTWTDGRIAPVLRIQNLWAESIFNKTPIIPGLCEGLASHKVCEAIRESSKSGLNIKI, from the coding sequence ATGAATACTAAAAATAAAAAATTAAAAATAGCTATAGCTGGACTAGGTTTTGGGAAAAAAGTTCATTTAGAAGCATTAAAAGAGTCAGATTATTTAACGCCTGTAGCTATTTATCATTATGAGAAAAAGCAAAAATCGATTTTAGAAAAAGAAACGGGATTAGAGTTTTTTCATAATTGGGAAGATTTAGTTAAATCTCCAGATATTGATGGGATTATTGTTGCTACCCCTCCTGAATCAAGATTTAAATTAGCAAAACAAGCTCTTGAGAATAATAAAAATTTGCTATTAGAAAAACCGGTTTCAATATCGTCCTCTGAAATTGAAGAGCTTCAGAGAATATCTTTGATCAATAACTTAAGTGTATGTGTTGATTTCGAATACAGGGCAGTACCACTTTTCCTTCAGACAAAAAAACTTATTGATGAAAATATTTTAGGCGATATATATTTAGTCAAATTAGATTGGTTAATGGGAAGCAGATCAGACCCTAAAAGAGCCTGGAATTGGTATTCTTTAGAAGAAAAAGGTGGAGGAGTTATTGGTGCCTTAGGTACTCACGCATTCGATATGTTGAATTGGTTTTTTGGAGAATCAATAAACGTATCTGGCAAGTTAGCAACATCAATAAAAAAAAGACCCTTACCTAATTCATCTGATTTAAATTACGTTACTAGCGAGGATATTTGTCTAGCTAATATAGAACTATCAAATTACAGTACGAATCTAATTCCATGTCAGGTTTCTTTATCATCGATTTCTAAAAACGGTAGAGGCTTTAGTTTAGAAATATATGGAAGCGAAGGTTCACTTATTCTTAAAAGCGAGAACCAAAAAGATTATGTACATGGTTTTAATTTGAAATACTCAAACAACGAAAATAAAATACAAAATCTGACTGCAGATTCAATTTTTAATTTTGAGAAAACATGGACTGATGGAAGGATAGCTCCAGTTTTAAGAATTCAAAATTTATGGGCTGAGAGTATTTTTAATAAAACACCCATCATTCCAGGCCTATGCGAGGGACTTGCAAGTCATAAAGTTTGTGAAGCGATAAGAGAATCGTCGAAGAGTGGGTTAAATATAAAAATATAG
- the proB gene encoding glutamate 5-kinase, whose amino-acid sequence MKTWVIKIGTSILRGTEETSTEEVIETLCRSFTSFLLKGNKLILVTSGAVGLGCQKLNIKTRPNDLSTLQATAAVGQVNLMSLYDKIFNKLGHNIAQILITKADFNSRESFNNASKTLKKLIDLNVIPIVNENDTVANEELKYGDNDTLSALVALAINANKLILLTDIENLYSKDPRKNKDAHPIKEVHNSELKEIKNKNNQNSNNEWGTGGISTKLISAEIATKGGVEVQLVDGTNKKNLIEIFNDNKIGTLFYPLEKPIGNKKSWLSHAIHTVGKITLDDGAFFAINKKGASLLAVGVKNVEGNFTVNQAVKIVNTDNKEVAKGLVSISSDNLRSILNNKDNNNSSIIVVHRDVLALS is encoded by the coding sequence ATGAAAACTTGGGTTATAAAAATTGGTACTAGTATTTTAAGAGGGACAGAGGAAACATCTACTGAAGAAGTTATTGAAACCCTTTGTAGATCCTTTACAAGTTTTCTTTTAAAAGGAAACAAATTGATTTTAGTGACTAGTGGAGCCGTTGGATTAGGTTGCCAAAAATTAAATATTAAAACTAGGCCAAATGATTTAAGTACCCTTCAAGCTACCGCTGCAGTAGGTCAAGTTAATTTAATGTCTTTGTACGATAAAATATTTAATAAATTAGGTCATAATATTGCTCAAATTTTAATCACGAAAGCTGACTTTAATTCGCGAGAATCTTTCAATAACGCTTCTAAAACATTAAAAAAATTAATCGATTTGAATGTTATTCCAATAGTAAATGAAAATGATACCGTAGCAAATGAGGAGCTTAAATATGGAGATAATGATACCCTCTCTGCCTTAGTTGCCTTAGCTATTAATGCTAATAAGCTTATTTTATTAACCGACATTGAAAATCTATATTCAAAAGATCCACGTAAGAATAAAGATGCGCATCCTATTAAAGAGGTTCATAATAGTGAATTAAAAGAAATTAAAAATAAAAACAATCAAAACTCAAATAATGAATGGGGAACAGGAGGAATTTCTACAAAACTAATTTCTGCAGAAATAGCTACAAAAGGGGGAGTTGAAGTTCAATTAGTTGATGGAACGAATAAAAAAAATTTAATTGAGATTTTTAATGATAATAAAATTGGAACTTTATTTTATCCATTAGAAAAACCTATAGGAAACAAAAAAAGTTGGCTTTCTCATGCAATTCACACAGTAGGAAAAATCACTTTAGATGATGGAGCTTTTTTTGCAATTAACAAAAAAGGTGCCTCACTTTTAGCGGTTGGTGTTAAAAATGTAGAAGGAAACTTTACGGTTAATCAAGCTGTTAAAATCGTAAATACAGATAATAAAGAAGTTGCAAAAGGTTTAGTATCAATAAGTAGTGACAACTTAAGAAGTATCTTAAATAATAAAGACAATAACAACTCCTCTATAATTGTCGTACACAGAGATGTTCTAGCTCTCTCTTAG
- the ruvX gene encoding Holliday junction resolvase RuvX, whose amino-acid sequence MKFYKPKPRSILSFDVGIKRIGLAYCDPLCITSNILPAVKRVEDNKELKIIRNHIKKFNLTGFIVGLPLDEKGKMTPQAIDCMNYGQLLSNELKLPFSYVNEHSSTWESSNRFGIKKDKSGLIDSFAAKVILEQWIKEGPELEELAGKGQIKY is encoded by the coding sequence GTGAAATTTTATAAACCTAAACCCAGGTCAATTTTAAGCTTCGATGTAGGAATCAAAAGAATAGGATTGGCTTATTGTGATCCACTATGCATAACATCAAATATACTCCCAGCAGTAAAGAGGGTTGAAGATAATAAAGAGCTTAAAATCATTAGAAATCATATAAAAAAATTTAATTTGACTGGTTTTATTGTTGGGCTTCCGCTTGATGAGAAAGGTAAAATGACCCCTCAGGCTATTGACTGTATGAATTACGGTCAATTACTTTCAAATGAATTAAAGCTTCCATTTTCTTACGTCAACGAACATAGTTCAACATGGGAATCTTCAAATAGATTTGGAATTAAAAAAGATAAATCTGGATTGATTGATAGTTTTGCAGCAAAAGTAATACTTGAACAATGGATAAAAGAAGGTCCTGAATTAGAAGAATTAGCTGGTAAAGGTCAGATAAAATATTAG
- a CDS encoding phosphoribulokinase, which produces MSKRHPVVAVTGSSGAGTSTVKRAFEHIFAREDIIPAVVEGDSYHRFERMPMKKAMAEALSKGENFSHFGPEANLFDKLEELFKIYGETGGGKKRYYLHSPEEAEEHNTRLGTSLEPGQFTPWEDIPKGTDVLFYEGLHGGVEGDGYNVASYADLLVGVVPITNLEWIQKIHRDNAERGYSAETIVDTILRRMPDYINHICPQFSKTDINFQRIPTIDTSNPFICRNIPTPDESFVIIHFRKGAREKWGIDFQYLLGMIHDSFMSSPTSIVVNGGKMGFAMELILTPIIHKMIEEKNKG; this is translated from the coding sequence ATGTCAAAACGTCATCCAGTAGTCGCTGTAACAGGATCTTCAGGAGCAGGAACAAGTACAGTAAAAAGAGCCTTTGAGCATATTTTTGCTAGAGAAGATATTATTCCCGCAGTTGTAGAAGGTGATAGTTACCACAGGTTTGAGAGAATGCCTATGAAAAAAGCTATGGCAGAAGCTCTTTCAAAGGGTGAAAATTTTTCTCACTTTGGCCCAGAGGCTAATCTTTTTGACAAGCTAGAAGAACTTTTTAAAATCTATGGTGAAACTGGAGGAGGGAAGAAAAGATATTATCTCCATAGTCCTGAAGAAGCGGAAGAACATAATACAAGACTTGGGACATCCTTAGAACCAGGTCAATTTACTCCATGGGAAGATATTCCTAAGGGAACAGACGTACTTTTTTATGAAGGTTTACATGGCGGAGTAGAAGGTGATGGATACAATGTGGCATCCTATGCTGATTTACTTGTTGGTGTTGTTCCGATAACAAATTTAGAGTGGATTCAAAAAATCCATAGAGATAACGCAGAGAGAGGTTACTCAGCTGAAACCATTGTGGATACTATATTGAGAAGGATGCCTGATTATATAAATCACATTTGTCCACAATTCAGTAAAACCGATATTAATTTCCAAAGAATTCCCACAATTGACACTTCCAATCCTTTCATATGCAGGAATATTCCAACTCCTGATGAGAGCTTTGTGATCATACATTTCAGAAAAGGAGCTAGAGAGAAATGGGGAATTGATTTTCAATACTTGCTTGGAATGATTCACGATTCATTTATGTCAAGTCCAACCAGTATCGTTGTAAATGGTGGGAAAATGGGTTTCGCAATGGAACTTATTCTTACCCCAATAATTCATAAAATGATTGAGGAGAAAAATAAAGGATAA
- the accD gene encoding acetyl-CoA carboxylase, carboxyltransferase subunit beta — MSLIDWFAARRKDQFVGKVSQDTDEGDGLWVKCSECSQVAYRKDLISNFNVCSNCGHHNRINSDERINIIADKNSFKEFDSSLSPTDPLGFKDRRSYADRIKESQAGTGLRDGVITGFCSVNSMPLALAVMDFRFMGGSMGSVVGEKITRIIERATIENYPILIVCASGGARMQEGMLSLMQMAKISGALKKHKEKNLLYMPLLTHPTTGGVTASFAMLGDLILAEPKALIGFAGRRVIEQTLREKLPDNFQTAEYLLEHGFVDVIVKRKDLKTTLTKILKIHGVKELAEANI, encoded by the coding sequence GTGTCATTAATCGACTGGTTTGCCGCAAGGCGTAAAGATCAATTTGTTGGGAAAGTTTCCCAAGATACTGACGAGGGAGACGGTTTGTGGGTTAAATGTTCAGAATGTTCTCAAGTAGCCTATAGAAAAGACCTAATTTCAAATTTCAATGTTTGTAGTAATTGTGGTCACCATAATAGGATTAATAGTGATGAAAGGATAAATATAATTGCTGATAAAAATTCATTCAAAGAGTTTGATAGTTCACTAAGTCCTACAGATCCTTTAGGTTTTAAAGATAGAAGGTCTTATGCTGATCGAATTAAAGAAAGTCAAGCAGGTACTGGCTTAAGAGATGGTGTCATAACAGGTTTTTGTTCTGTAAATTCAATGCCTTTAGCATTAGCTGTAATGGATTTTAGATTTATGGGCGGATCCATGGGCTCAGTAGTTGGTGAAAAAATTACGAGGATAATTGAAAGAGCAACTATAGAAAATTACCCAATTCTTATTGTTTGCGCATCAGGTGGAGCAAGGATGCAAGAAGGTATGTTAAGTCTCATGCAAATGGCAAAAATATCGGGAGCACTCAAAAAACATAAAGAAAAAAATCTTCTGTATATGCCATTGTTAACTCATCCAACTACTGGAGGAGTAACAGCCAGCTTTGCGATGTTAGGTGATTTAATATTGGCGGAACCTAAAGCTCTTATTGGATTTGCGGGAAGAAGAGTTATTGAACAAACATTAAGAGAAAAATTACCTGATAATTTTCAAACAGCTGAATATCTTCTTGAGCATGGTTTTGTTGATGTAATAGTGAAAAGGAAAGATCTCAAGACTACTTTGACTAAAATTTTAAAAATCCACGGTGTAAAAGAACTGGCAGAAGCAAATATATAA
- the purQ gene encoding phosphoribosylformylglycinamidine synthase subunit PurQ, whose protein sequence is MDNFTVGVVVFPGSNCDRDVSWALEGCLDIRTKYLWHESSDLSDVDAIVLPGGFSYGDYLRCGAIARFSPLINALDEFVKSGKRVLGICNGFQILTESGFLPGALVANKNLNFICDDVELDIVSTKGGWFNNGDEKQTIKLPIAHGEGRYHCDSDTLKKLVDNELIALRYKNNPNGSSFDIAGITNEKGNVLGLMPHPERACDETIGGTDGLFTLKSLILK, encoded by the coding sequence ATGGATAATTTTACTGTAGGAGTTGTTGTCTTCCCTGGTTCTAATTGTGATCGTGATGTTTCATGGGCATTGGAAGGTTGTTTAGACATAAGAACAAAATACTTGTGGCATGAGTCTTCAGATTTAAGTGATGTAGATGCAATAGTTTTACCTGGAGGATTTAGCTATGGTGATTATTTAAGATGTGGAGCAATTGCGAGATTCTCTCCATTAATAAATGCCTTGGATGAGTTTGTTAAAAGCGGGAAAAGAGTTTTAGGAATTTGTAATGGGTTTCAAATTTTGACAGAATCAGGGTTTTTGCCTGGTGCTCTTGTTGCAAATAAAAATCTTAATTTTATCTGTGATGACGTTGAACTGGATATCGTTTCTACAAAAGGAGGTTGGTTTAATAATGGAGATGAAAAACAAACTATTAAGTTGCCAATTGCTCATGGGGAAGGAAGATATCATTGTGATTCTGATACTTTAAAAAAACTTGTAGATAATGAATTGATCGCTTTGAGATATAAAAACAACCCCAATGGATCCTCATTCGATATCGCAGGCATAACTAATGAAAAGGGAAATGTTCTAGGTTTAATGCCTCATCCAGAGCGAGCATGTGACGAGACAATTGGTGGGACTGATGGTCTCTTTACATTAAAATCATTAATATTGAAATAA
- the lpxD gene encoding UDP-3-O-(3-hydroxymyristoyl)glucosamine N-acyltransferase — translation MLLSDLVDLIKKGNSNFISSNIFEDLNIEDAASLDEAVNHQISFLEENNILKEKLDKSNASAIITSNNNEIISALKKLNISNIIVKNPRIAFAEVLNHLYKTINFNPGIHASAVIDKTAIIGADCHIGPNVYIGENTVIGNNNDILTGSSILGNVRIGDNNIIHPNCVVYENTTLKNNCVINSNSVIGSEGFGFIPKDDKWVKMPQKGGVKIMSFVEIGTNCCIDRPAVGITFIDEGTKLDNLVQIGHGVKIGKNCAFAAQVGIAGGAKIGDRVILAGQVGVNNRVKVGNNVIASSKCGIHCDIEDGKVISGFPAMENKSWLRSSSIFKKLPELAKKLRQLDKQ, via the coding sequence ATGCTTTTAAGTGATTTAGTTGATCTAATTAAAAAAGGAAATTCAAATTTTATTAGTTCCAATATTTTTGAAGATTTAAATATAGAGGATGCTGCCTCTTTAGATGAAGCAGTTAATCATCAAATATCTTTTTTAGAAGAAAACAATATCCTTAAAGAAAAATTAGATAAATCCAACGCATCAGCAATAATAACTTCCAACAATAACGAAATTATTAGTGCTCTAAAGAAACTCAATATTTCAAACATAATTGTTAAAAATCCAAGAATTGCATTTGCAGAAGTATTGAATCATTTATATAAAACTATCAACTTTAATCCAGGAATTCACGCTTCAGCCGTTATAGATAAAACAGCAATAATTGGAGCGGATTGCCATATAGGACCTAATGTCTATATAGGAGAAAATACTGTAATTGGTAACAATAATGATATTCTTACTGGCTCATCAATTTTAGGAAATGTTCGAATAGGAGATAATAATATAATTCATCCCAATTGTGTAGTTTACGAAAACACCACCTTAAAAAATAATTGTGTAATCAATTCAAATTCTGTTATTGGATCAGAAGGATTTGGTTTTATTCCTAAAGATGACAAATGGGTAAAGATGCCTCAAAAAGGTGGTGTAAAAATAATGAGTTTTGTTGAAATTGGAACGAATTGTTGCATTGATAGACCGGCAGTAGGGATTACTTTTATTGATGAGGGAACAAAGTTGGATAATTTAGTACAAATAGGTCATGGAGTTAAAATTGGTAAGAATTGTGCATTCGCCGCTCAAGTTGGTATTGCTGGAGGAGCAAAAATTGGAGATAGAGTTATTTTGGCAGGGCAAGTAGGGGTCAATAATAGAGTAAAAGTTGGGAACAATGTCATAGCGAGTTCAAAATGCGGAATCCATTGTGACATAGAAGATGGCAAGGTAATTAGTGGTTTCCCCGCTATGGAGAATAAATCATGGCTAAGGAGTTCAAGTATTTTTAAAAAATTACCAGAATTAGCAAAAAAACTTAGACAATTAGACAAGCAATAA
- the leuB gene encoding 3-isopropylmalate dehydrogenase: MKNYKIVLLSGDGIGPEISEVSKKVLKKLSRKHNFNIEIIEKLFGGIAYEKYGTPAPDETLDQCKKCDAVLLACVGDIKYDSLARELRPESGLLKLRSALGLFANIRPVKIRKSLVNTSTLKKEIVENVDLIVVRELIGGIYFGKPRGHITNTKIPKAFNTMVYDSAEIERITEIAIKIANQRNKKICSVDKSNVLEVSQLWRDTVLNITLKDKNISLSNMYVDNAAMQLVRDPSQFDVILTSNLFGDILSDLAAMLTGSIGMLPSASLNNNGPGVFEPVHGSAPDIAGKNIANPIAMLLSASMMLKIGLNEEEAAKNLETAVDKVLAEGFRTADLADGSSEVLSCSEIGDKIIDEI; this comes from the coding sequence ATGAAGAATTATAAGATTGTTTTATTGTCAGGCGACGGAATTGGACCAGAGATTTCAGAAGTTTCAAAGAAAGTTTTAAAAAAGCTTTCAAGAAAACATAATTTCAATATTGAGATTATTGAAAAATTATTTGGAGGGATAGCTTATGAAAAATATGGGACTCCTGCTCCAGATGAGACACTAGATCAATGCAAAAAATGTGATGCAGTACTTTTAGCATGTGTTGGAGATATTAAATATGACTCTCTTGCAAGAGAACTAAGACCAGAAAGTGGATTACTTAAATTAAGATCTGCCCTAGGCCTTTTCGCAAATATCAGGCCTGTCAAAATAAGAAAATCTCTTGTAAATACAAGTACATTAAAAAAAGAAATCGTTGAGAATGTAGATCTTATTGTTGTAAGAGAATTAATAGGCGGTATTTATTTTGGAAAGCCAAGAGGACATATAACAAATACAAAAATACCGAAAGCTTTCAACACAATGGTTTATGATTCAGCCGAAATAGAGAGAATAACTGAAATAGCAATAAAAATTGCTAACCAAAGAAATAAAAAAATATGTTCTGTTGATAAATCAAACGTTCTGGAAGTTAGTCAATTGTGGAGAGATACAGTTTTAAATATCACCTTAAAAGATAAAAATATATCTTTAAGCAATATGTACGTTGATAATGCAGCAATGCAATTGGTAAGAGATCCTAGTCAATTTGATGTGATTTTAACTAGCAACTTATTTGGTGATATTTTAAGCGATTTAGCCGCGATGTTAACTGGTTCTATTGGGATGCTTCCATCTGCATCTCTAAACAATAATGGACCAGGTGTTTTTGAACCTGTTCATGGTTCAGCTCCTGATATAGCTGGTAAAAACATAGCAAATCCTATTGCGATGCTTTTATCCGCTTCTATGATGTTAAAAATTGGATTAAATGAAGAAGAAGCGGCGAAAAATTTAGAAACTGCTGTTGATAAAGTTTTAGCAGAAGGATTTAGAACAGCCGATTTAGCTGATGGGTCTTCCGAAGTATTATCTTGCAGTGAAATTGGAGATAAAATAATAGATGAAATTTAA
- a CDS encoding DUF3727 domain-containing protein, with amino-acid sequence MKETNSNDNHEAQTLILNDSNGNEIFCYLEQLVSVEGEEYALLTPVDTPVSLFKMNEKDEPELIEKIDKNEQILKNAEAVLQEHDLRLIRSAVTLTVSGELEEPIFDELEEDCIDDDSESYELLVNFNLFDQEYGLYIPLDPFFIVGKLNENGALLIEDDEFDKIQPLIESELEKSNS; translated from the coding sequence ATGAAAGAAACTAACTCAAATGATAATCATGAGGCTCAGACACTAATATTAAATGACTCAAATGGAAACGAGATATTTTGTTATCTTGAACAATTAGTAAGTGTTGAGGGAGAAGAATATGCTTTATTAACACCAGTTGATACACCAGTAAGTCTTTTCAAAATGAATGAAAAAGATGAACCTGAACTAATTGAAAAAATAGACAAAAATGAACAAATTCTAAAAAATGCTGAAGCTGTTCTTCAAGAACATGATTTAAGACTTATCAGATCAGCAGTAACATTAACGGTATCAGGGGAGCTTGAAGAACCAATTTTTGATGAATTAGAAGAAGATTGCATCGATGATGATAGTGAGAGTTATGAATTGCTTGTTAACTTTAATCTTTTTGACCAAGAATATGGCTTATATATTCCACTAGATCCTTTTTTTATTGTGGGTAAATTAAATGAAAATGGTGCCTTATTAATTGAAGATGATGAGTTTGATAAAATCCAACCTTTGATTGAATCTGAACTTGAAAAAAGTAATTCTTAA
- the fba gene encoding class II fructose-bisphosphate aldolase (catalyzes the reversible aldol condensation of dihydroxyacetonephosphate and glyceraldehyde 3-phosphate in the Calvin cycle, glycolysis, and/or gluconeogenesis): MALVPLRLLLDHAAENGYGIPAFNVNNLEQVQAIMEAAYETDSPVILQASRGARNYAGEIFLRHLILAATETYPNIPVVMHQDHGNEPSTCYSAAINGFTSVMMDGSLEADAKTPASYEYNVAVTKKVVDFAHSVGVSVEGELGCLGSLETGKGEAEDGHGFEGELSTDMLLTDPEEAADFVAKTKVDALAIAIGTSHGAYKFTRKPTGEVLAISRIAEIHKALPNTHLVMHGSSSVPQEWLDIINKYGGEIPQTYGVPVEEIQEGIRNGVRKVNIDTDNRLAFTAAVREAAFADKANFDPRHFNKPARKYMKQVCLDRYKQFWCEGQASKIKQNSTNYFADLYAKGDLDPKVKATV, encoded by the coding sequence ATGGCCCTCGTTCCACTAAGACTACTTTTAGACCACGCTGCTGAGAATGGTTACGGTATTCCAGCTTTCAATGTTAATAATCTTGAGCAAGTTCAAGCAATCATGGAAGCAGCATATGAAACTGATAGTCCAGTAATCCTCCAAGCTTCAAGAGGGGCAAGAAATTATGCAGGAGAAATTTTCTTACGTCATCTAATCCTTGCCGCCACAGAAACATATCCTAATATTCCTGTGGTAATGCACCAAGACCATGGTAATGAGCCATCAACATGCTATTCAGCAGCAATAAATGGTTTCACATCAGTAATGATGGATGGTTCTCTAGAGGCAGATGCAAAAACACCCGCTAGTTACGAATATAATGTTGCAGTTACTAAAAAAGTAGTAGATTTTGCTCATTCAGTTGGAGTTAGTGTTGAAGGAGAATTAGGTTGCTTAGGTTCATTAGAAACAGGGAAAGGTGAAGCAGAAGATGGTCATGGATTTGAAGGTGAACTTTCTACAGATATGCTTTTGACTGATCCTGAAGAAGCTGCAGATTTTGTTGCTAAAACAAAAGTTGATGCATTAGCTATTGCTATAGGTACAAGTCATGGTGCTTATAAATTCACAAGAAAACCTACAGGAGAAGTTCTTGCAATAAGCCGAATTGCTGAAATTCATAAAGCACTTCCAAATACCCATCTTGTAATGCATGGATCTAGTTCAGTTCCTCAAGAATGGTTGGATATCATCAACAAATATGGTGGTGAAATTCCTCAAACATATGGTGTTCCTGTTGAAGAGATTCAAGAGGGAATAAGAAATGGAGTTAGGAAAGTCAACATTGATACCGATAACAGACTTGCTTTCACTGCCGCGGTTAGAGAGGCAGCATTTGCTGATAAGGCAAACTTTGACCCAAGACATTTCAACAAGCCTGCTAGAAAATACATGAAGCAAGTTTGTCTTGATAGATACAAGCAGTTCTGGTGCGAAGGTCAAGCAAGTAAGATCAAACAAAACAGCACTAATTATTTTGCTGATCTTTACGCAAAAGGTGATTTAGATCCAAAAGTAAAAGCTACTGTTTAA